The Stieleria maiorica genome includes the window GAGGTGCCATGCGGTTAACGTGTGGCCGGCTTCGTGATACGCGGTCTTTTCTTTTTCGATGCCACGCAGCACTTCCTCGCGTTTGGCGCCCATCAGGATCTTGTCACGGGCGTAATCGAAGTCATCCATGTCGACTTCTTTCTTGTCGTGACGGGCGGCCCACAGCGCAGCCTCGTTGACCATGTTTTGAATGTCCGCTCCGGTCAGCCCGATGGTTCCGGCGGCAAGCCGGTCCAATTTCACATCATCGGCCAACGGGACATCGCGGACGTGGACCTTGAAGATCTCTTCGCGGCCTTTCATCGTCGGGCGATTGACGGTCACGTGACGGTCGAAGCGTCCGGGCCGCAACAGGGCCGGGTCCAGCACGTCGGGCCGGTTGGTGGCTGCGACCACGATCACCGCCTGGCTGGGGGTGAATCCGTCCATTTCGCCGAGGATTTGATTCAACGTCTGTTCGCGCTCGTCGTGTCCCCCGCCCAGTCCGGCACCACGCTGGCGTCCGACCGCGTCGATTTCGTCGATGAAGATGATCGCGGGACTGTTTTGTTTGGCCGTTTGGAACAGGTCGCGAACCCGGCTGGCACCGACGCCGACGAACATCTGGATGAATTCGCTGCCGTTGACCGAATAGAACGGCACCTCGGCTTCACCCGCCACCGCGCGGGCCAACAGCGTCTTTCCGGTCCCCGGAGGTCCGTTCAGCAGAACGCCTTTGGGAACCCGGCCGCCGAGCTTTTGGAACTTGTCGGGGGTTTTCAGGTAGTCCACGATCTCCTGCAAGTCCGCCTTGACGCCTTCCAAGCCCGCCACGTCTTCAAACGTCACGGTTTTTTCATTCGCTTCGAAGCGTTTGGCGGGGCTTTTGCCGAATCCGGACAAGAAGCCTCCGCCCATGATGTCGTTCCGCGTACGACGGATCATCATGAACACGAACAGGAACACGGCCAGCGGCAAGCCGATGAAGATCAGCAGGTTGACCAGTTCGCGGGTGTTGTCGGGCGGCTGAAAATCGTAGGGGATGTCGGCGTCGACCAACATCCCCTCGATCCGCGAGGACGACTGGGGATCGAGCGAGATGTTGAAGTAGAACTTTTTCTTCAGCGTGACCGGTTTCCCGTCTTCGTCCTTTTCAATCGTCTCGATGCCGTCCTTGATGACCGGAGGCGCCTCGGGCTCGTTCTTGAACGTCCCGACGACGATTTGTTCGCCGATGCTGACTTTTTCGATGTTGTTCTTGGCCAACTGCTCACGAAAGAAACTGGCCGTGATCTTGGAACCGGGATCTTCGGTTCGCCAG containing:
- the ftsH gene encoding ATP-dependent zinc metalloprotease FtsH is translated as MNAPPPRRNNGLLIAVVLAIGFAILFWRTEDPGSKITASFFREQLAKNNIEKVSIGEQIVVGTFKNEPEAPPVIKDGIETIEKDEDGKPVTLKKKFYFNISLDPQSSSRIEGMLVDADIPYDFQPPDNTRELVNLLIFIGLPLAVFLFVFMMIRRTRNDIMGGGFLSGFGKSPAKRFEANEKTVTFEDVAGLEGVKADLQEIVDYLKTPDKFQKLGGRVPKGVLLNGPPGTGKTLLARAVAGEAEVPFYSVNGSEFIQMFVGVGASRVRDLFQTAKQNSPAIIFIDEIDAVGRQRGAGLGGGHDEREQTLNQILGEMDGFTPSQAVIVVAATNRPDVLDPALLRPGRFDRHVTVNRPTMKGREEIFKVHVRDVPLADDVKLDRLAAGTIGLTGADIQNMVNEAALWAARHDKKEVDMDDFDYARDKILMGAKREEVLRGIEKEKTAYHEAGHTLTAWHLDGAHTVHKVTIVPRGRALGVTQYVPNEDRLNVSKKELEHQLIVLLGGRAAEKIVYDEPTVGAENDLERATSIARRMVTHWGMSPKLGPVCYKTSDEDPFLGREMHQSRQFSEHTQELIDEEVARILMEADQRAEQLLREHRGDLEKVTRALMEEEELDEQQITDLIGESIQQKMKSENEPVPGTVSSPEVNDPDVSNPVVNRDE